The following proteins are encoded in a genomic region of Bufo bufo chromosome 11, aBufBuf1.1, whole genome shotgun sequence:
- the CHRM5 gene encoding muscarinic acetylcholine receptor M5 has protein sequence MEPNSTSLSHSNGTNYLKVHNLWEVITIATVSAVVSLITIVGNILVMVSFKVNSQLKTVNNYYLLSLACADLIIGIFSMNLYTSYILIGKWSLGSLACDLWLALDYVASNASVMNLLVISFDRYFSITRPLTYRAKRTPKRAGIMIGLAWFISFILWAPAILCWQYFVGERTVPPEECQIQFLYEPIITFGTAIAAFYIPVSVMTILYCRIYKETEKRTKDLAELQGSESVADFEMMRPQGALLRSCFSCKQQTLTKRERCQASWSSSSRSTSATVKISHSNNICNEWAKEDQLTTCSSYPSSDDEDKQVKEAVFQGAYKNQTAAQKEEETKHILTKEQPVLNDYDNERFFLTPGKSQSQKSQKCVSYKFRIVVNDDGSQEVNNGCRKVKITPCSSMSKGHSLRSLDPTFSNHMTKRKRMVLIKERKAAQTLSAILLAFIITWTPYNIMVLVSTFCYNCIPSSLWHLGYWLCYVNSTVNPICYALCNKTFRKTFKMLLLCRWKKKSVEEKLYWYGQHPPSHNKLP, from the coding sequence ATGGAGCCAAACTCCACATCCTTAAGTCATAGCAATGGGACAAACTACTTGAAAGTTCACAACCTTTGGGAGGTTATAACCATTGCAACAGTCAGTGCAGTTGTCAGCCTGATAACCATAGTAGGAAATATCCTTGTGATGGTTTCCTTCAAGGTGAACAGCCAGCTGAAGACCGTGAACAATTATTACCTTCTGAGCTTGGCCTGTGCTGACCTCATCATCGGCATCTTCTCAATGAATCTCTACACATCTTACATTTTAATTGGGAAGTGGTCCTTGGGTAGCCTGGCTTGTGACCTTTGGCTTGCTCTGGATTACGTGGCTAGCAATGCCTCTGTAATGAACCTGTTAGTGATTAGTTTTGACCGGTACTTTTCTATAACGCGACCATTAACTTACAGGGCAAAACGCACGCCTAAGAGGGCCGGGATCATGATTGGACTGGCTTGGTTTATTTCCTTCATTTTGTGGGCTCCAGCAATCCTTTGCTGGCAATATTTTGTTGGGGAGCGCACAGTGCCCCCTGAAGAATGTCAGATACAATTCCTTTATGAACCAATAATCACTTTTGGAACGGCCAttgctgccttttacatcccagtGTCTGTCATGACCATTTTATATTGCCGTATCTATAAAGAGACAGAAAAACGCACCAAAGATCTGGCTGAGTTGCAGGGCTCTGAGTCAGTGGCTGATTTTGAGATGATGAGGCCACAGGGGGCGCTGCTAAGATCCTGTTTCAGCTGCAAGCAGCAGACACTCACCAAAAGAGAACGGTGCCAGGCCTCATGGTCCTCATCCAGCCGCAGTACTTCCGCTACGGTCAAGATCTCCCATAGTAACAACATCTGCAACGAGTGGGCTAAAGAAGATCAACTGACTACCTGCAGCAGCTACCCATCTTCAGACGATGAGGACAAGCAGGTGAAAGAAGCTGTCTTCCAGGGTGCCTATAAGAACCAAACTGCAGCTCAAAAGGAAGAAGAAACCAAGCATATCCTAACAAAAGAGCAGCCGGTGCTAAATGATTATGACAACGAAAGATTCTTCCTAACACCAGGTAAAAGTCAATCACAAAAGAGTCAAAAGTGCGTGTCTTACAAATTTAGAATTGTTGTGAACGATGATGGATCTCAGGAGGTCAATAATGGGTGCAGAAAAGTAAAAATCACCCCTTGCTCATCCATGTCCAAGGGACACTCTTTGAGAAGCTTGGATCCCACCTTCAGTAACCACATGACCAAGCGCAAGAGGATGGTGCTCATCAAAGAGCGCAAAGCAGCGCAGACACTAAGTGCTATTCTCCTGGCCTTTATCATCACGTGGACTCCTTACAACATCATGGTTCTGGTTTCAACCTTTTGCTACAACTGCATCCCATCCTCGCTCTGGCACCTGGGCTACTGGTTGTGCTATGTGAATAGTACAGTCAACCCCATTTGCTATGCTCTTTGCAACAAAACCTTTCGTAAGACATTTAAAATGTTGCTGCTATgtcgctggaaaaaaaaaagcgtgGAGGAGAAACTGTACTGGTATGGACAGCATCCTCCGAGTCATAACAAGCTGCCTTGA